TATAGGATTATAATAAAAATTGATGAGAAAAAAGGTCTTTATAGGTATAGCCTTCTTATTACTGGGGTTTCTACTTGGCGGGATTGCTTTTTATGTCTTTCAGAAACCCGCACCTCAGATTATCATCGAGCCGAAGGTTTCGGGTCAGGCAGAAGGCAAGGGCATCTCGTTTTCGGATGTGGTAAGCTCTGCTTCTCCGTCTGTTGTGAATATCTCCACTGTAAAGGTTTTAAGCCGTAGCGTGCCTTTTTCGGATGACCCGTTTTTTGAGTTTTTTAATGAGTTTTTCAGCCCATTTTATGATTCCGATATTCCGAGGAAGTGGAAGGAGCAGGGACTGGGATCAGGCGTAATAGTTTCACCAGATGGTTATATAATTACGAATAACCATGTTGTTTCGGATGCAGAGAGGATAAAGGTTACGCTTTTTGATAAGAGGACATTCAAGGCAGACATAGTTGGTGCTGACCCCAAGACCGACATAGCAGTTCTTAAGATTTCAGCCTCTGCCTTGCCTGTAATACCATGGGGAGATTCGGACAAGCTCAGAGTAGGCGAATTCGTTCTTGCCATAGGCAATCCATTTGGATTGAACCATACAGTGACGATGGGCATTATAAGCGCAGTTGGCAGGGCAAATGTCGGGATTGCCGAGTATGAGGATTTCATACAGACCGATGCGGCTATTAACCCCGGAAACTCAGGAGGTCCTTTAGTTGACACAAGCGGCAACCTCATCGGAATAAATACAGCTATATTTACAAAAAGCGGTGGGTATCAGGGAGTTGGGTTTGCAGTGCCAAGCAATATGGCACGACTCCTGATGGAACAGCTTCTGAAAGAAGGCAAGATAATAAGGGGCTGGCTTGGAGTTACGATTCAGGAGCTTACGCCTGAGCTAAGCCAGAAATTCGGGTATGAGACAGAAGGAGGTGCCCTCGTTGGTGAGGCAATGTCAGGCAGTCCTGCTGAAAAGGCCGGCATACGCCGTGGAGATATTATTGTCCAGTATGATGGAAAGGATGTGAGCAGTCCTTCGGTCTTAAAAAATCTGGTTGCCAGAAATAAGCCGGGCAAACAGGTGACTGTGAAGCTCTTCAGAAATAAAAGGTTTATAGATGTGGTTGTCACTGTTGGAGAGCCTCCAGCAGAGCTAAGCAGTGCTCAGCCTACGAATGAGAAAAAAGACAGCAGAAAGAGTGCATTCTCGGGTCTCTCTGTCATGGAACTGACAAAAGACATTGCAAGACAGCTTAGCCTTGACATGGCTGAGGGAGGAGTTGTGGTCGTTAAGGTCTCGGTAGGCACTCCTTCGGAAGACGCAGGACTTAAACGGGGCGATGTCATTCACGAGATAGATGGAAAACGAATTAGAAACATAGAGGATTTTAACCGCATC
This region of Nitrospirota bacterium genomic DNA includes:
- a CDS encoding Do family serine endopeptidase codes for the protein MRKKVFIGIAFLLLGFLLGGIAFYVFQKPAPQIIIEPKVSGQAEGKGISFSDVVSSASPSVVNISTVKVLSRSVPFSDDPFFEFFNEFFSPFYDSDIPRKWKEQGLGSGVIVSPDGYIITNNHVVSDAERIKVTLFDKRTFKADIVGADPKTDIAVLKISASALPVIPWGDSDKLRVGEFVLAIGNPFGLNHTVTMGIISAVGRANVGIAEYEDFIQTDAAINPGNSGGPLVDTSGNLIGINTAIFTKSGGYQGVGFAVPSNMARLLMEQLLKEGKIIRGWLGVTIQELTPELSQKFGYETEGGALVGEAMSGSPAEKAGIRRGDIIVQYDGKDVSSPSVLKNLVARNKPGKQVTVKLFRNKRFIDVVVTVGEPPAELSSAQPTNEKKDSRKSAFSGLSVMELTKDIARQLSLDMAEGGVVVVKVSVGTPSEDAGLKRGDVIHEIDGKRIRNIEDFNRITYEIKTEETVLMYITRGNRKFYITVFTSS